Proteins from a genomic interval of Actinoalloteichus hymeniacidonis:
- a CDS encoding DUF4232 domain-containing protein: MRNTMRTTTTMAGVIGGALLLVGGQAIAGTTTEPEAPKGNAACTAEDIEVDLNPQPGRPADYLLALTNTSDATCEFSGTFGLTPQNMAGEPIDQVPHDAVDHPGAPAPITLAPDRTAFAGVQFDLGDKADSDTYVASGFTATLPEVDGEIQAEVVGTDGELVQIPLTGLRVGTLQPSANGVLF, from the coding sequence ATGCGGAACACGATGCGGACGACGACCACCATGGCCGGCGTCATCGGGGGCGCGCTGCTGCTGGTCGGCGGGCAGGCGATCGCGGGTACGACGACCGAGCCAGAGGCGCCGAAGGGCAATGCGGCCTGCACTGCGGAGGACATCGAGGTCGACCTCAACCCGCAGCCCGGGCGCCCCGCCGACTATCTGCTCGCGCTGACCAACACCTCCGACGCGACGTGCGAGTTCAGCGGCACGTTCGGGCTGACGCCGCAGAACATGGCAGGCGAGCCCATCGACCAGGTTCCCCATGACGCCGTGGACCACCCCGGCGCCCCCGCACCGATCACCCTGGCGCCCGACCGCACGGCCTTCGCGGGTGTGCAGTTCGACCTCGGCGACAAGGCCGACTCCGACACCTACGTCGCCAGCGGCTTCACCGCCACGCTGCCCGAGGTGGACGGCGAGATCCAGGCGGAGGTCGTCGGCACCGACGGCGAGCTGGTCCAAATCCCGCTGACCGGTCTCCGGGTCGGCACCCTCCAGCCCAGCGCCAACGGCGTGCTCTTCTAA
- a CDS encoding mechanosensitive ion channel family protein gives MGQNIRNGLGEAWSMIATFVPKLIGFLIILLIGWLIAKGVSKALGLLLHRRGFHRFVEKTGLSDMLNRSKVDLGEILLKIIYYFILLITLQIAFSMFGSGNAISQLLHSVIVYIPRVVVALILVLIAASIGRVVRDLIRSALAGRSYGHLLGTLAFAFLIGLGVIAALNQLGIAITVTLPVLITVLATIGGILVVGLGGGLIRPAQQRWSTWLEHFESERSTGSRGSGAGQHTGGSSAAGGAGGRTRRTPGESDPFDPPQPT, from the coding sequence GTGGGCCAGAACATACGTAACGGGCTCGGGGAAGCCTGGTCCATGATCGCCACGTTCGTGCCAAAACTCATCGGTTTCCTCATCATCCTGCTGATCGGCTGGTTGATCGCCAAGGGGGTGTCCAAGGCGCTCGGCCTGCTGTTGCATCGCAGGGGATTCCACCGCTTCGTCGAGAAGACCGGCCTCTCCGACATGCTCAACAGATCGAAGGTCGATCTCGGCGAGATCCTGCTGAAGATCATCTACTACTTCATCCTGCTGATCACCTTGCAGATCGCCTTCAGCATGTTCGGCTCCGGCAACGCCATCAGCCAGCTGCTGCACTCGGTCATCGTCTACATCCCGCGTGTCGTGGTGGCACTCATCCTGGTGCTGATCGCGGCCTCCATCGGTCGGGTCGTGCGGGACCTGATCCGCTCGGCACTGGCGGGCCGGTCCTACGGACACCTGCTCGGCACCCTGGCCTTCGCCTTCCTGATCGGTCTCGGTGTCATCGCCGCCCTGAACCAGCTGGGCATCGCGATCACCGTCACGCTGCCGGTACTGATCACGGTCCTCGCGACCATCGGCGGCATCCTGGTGGTCGGGCTCGGCGGCGGCCTGATCCGGCCCGCTCAGCAGCGCTGGTCCACCTGGCTGGAGCACTTCGAGAGCGAGCGTTCCACCGGTAGCCGAGGCTCCGGCGCCGGACAGCACACCGGTGGTTCCTCGGCGGCGGGCGGTGCCGGCGGTCGGACCCGTCGCACGCCCGGTGAGTCCGACCCGTTCGACCCGCCGCAGCCCACCTGA
- the mgtE gene encoding magnesium transporter, which produces MDEDGLREHVEAEDLVGLRRWLDGRPPHEVAAELARLDAPSMALPFRLLDKDRALEVFEELDPVHQQCVLTGLREKAYQELVEGMDPDDRARMLAEAPATVVRRVLAGLSPRERRSTAALLGYPDDSAGRVMTPEVVWLHPQQTVAEALVEVRTRGAEAETIYTLPVIDTGRRLLGVVSLRTLVLSGTEERVEQVAISSPSVAATDQAEAAARLMQEADLLGLPVVDSEGRLVGMLTVDDAIEVIEAADTEDAERQSAASPLGKPYLAASVFTLARSRLPWLLLLIVAATMTVNVLQFFEASLAEVTALALFIPLITGSGGNAGSQSATSIVRALAVGDVRLGDLPRVIWRESRVGLLLGLALALIGLLVCSLFAGWQLGLVVGISLIVVCTWAAIVGGGMPLLARKIGVDPAVVSAPMVTTLVDATALIIYFLTAHLILNV; this is translated from the coding sequence GTGGACGAGGACGGACTCCGGGAGCATGTCGAGGCCGAGGACCTCGTCGGGCTACGTCGATGGCTCGACGGGCGCCCACCACACGAGGTGGCCGCCGAACTCGCCCGGTTGGACGCCCCATCGATGGCCCTGCCGTTCCGACTGCTGGACAAGGACAGGGCGCTGGAGGTCTTCGAGGAACTCGACCCCGTCCACCAGCAGTGCGTGCTCACCGGGCTACGCGAGAAGGCCTACCAGGAGCTCGTCGAGGGCATGGACCCCGACGACCGGGCCCGAATGCTCGCCGAGGCGCCCGCCACGGTGGTGCGGCGGGTGCTGGCCGGCCTGAGCCCGCGCGAACGACGGTCCACGGCGGCGCTGCTGGGTTATCCCGACGACTCCGCAGGCCGGGTGATGACGCCCGAGGTCGTCTGGCTGCATCCGCAGCAGACGGTCGCCGAGGCGCTGGTCGAGGTCCGCACCCGGGGAGCCGAGGCCGAGACGATCTACACCCTGCCCGTCATCGACACCGGACGACGGCTGCTCGGGGTCGTCTCGCTGCGCACGCTGGTGCTCAGCGGAACCGAGGAACGTGTCGAGCAGGTGGCGATCAGCTCGCCCAGCGTCGCGGCCACCGACCAGGCCGAGGCCGCCGCCCGGCTCATGCAGGAGGCCGACCTGCTCGGTCTTCCGGTGGTCGACAGCGAGGGCAGGCTCGTCGGGATGCTCACCGTGGACGACGCCATCGAGGTGATCGAGGCGGCCGACACCGAGGACGCCGAACGACAGTCGGCGGCCAGTCCGCTGGGCAAGCCCTATCTCGCGGCGAGCGTGTTCACCCTGGCGCGCTCCCGGCTGCCCTGGCTGTTGCTGCTCATCGTGGCCGCCACCATGACCGTCAACGTCCTGCAGTTCTTCGAGGCCAGCCTCGCGGAGGTGACCGCGCTGGCGCTGTTCATCCCGCTGATCACCGGTAGCGGGGGCAATGCCGGATCGCAGTCGGCGACCTCGATCGTGCGGGCGTTGGCCGTCGGCGATGTGCGCCTCGGCGATCTGCCGAGGGTGATCTGGCGGGAGAGCAGGGTCGGGTTGTTGCTGGGGCTGGCGTTGGCGTTGATCGGTCTACTGGTCTGTTCCCTGTTCGCGGGCTGGCAGCTGGGGCTCGTCGTCGGAATCTCGCTGATCGTGGTCTGTACCTGGGCGGCCATCGTTGGCGGGGGCATGCCGCTGCTGGCCAGGAAGATCGGCGTCGACCCCGCCGTGGTGTCGGCACCCATGGTCACCACCCTGGTCGACGCCACGGCATTGATCATCTACTTCCTGACAGCTCACCTGATCCTGAACGTCTGA
- a CDS encoding GNAT family N-acetyltransferase: MAEYRDATPLAVVGDPVGLRDWEPADIAPLRDYLRPDRPWYDTNGPYFGRPTAAEIAARIGRIESIAGLSAEEREVPRRSVAVVETGSDRLVGEVSWYWESEPTDWRRMGVVIYDESVWGRGYGTEALRLWTDLLFSITDALRLDFATYSGNPGMLAVGTRLGFTEEARFRRARRWSGGVHDSVVFGILREEWESVNSNNKIG; the protein is encoded by the coding sequence GTGGCCGAATACCGGGATGCGACACCGCTGGCCGTCGTGGGCGATCCGGTCGGTCTGCGTGACTGGGAGCCTGCCGACATCGCACCGCTGCGCGACTACCTCCGGCCGGATCGGCCCTGGTACGACACGAACGGGCCGTACTTCGGGCGGCCGACTGCGGCGGAGATCGCGGCCAGGATCGGGCGTATCGAGTCGATCGCAGGCCTGTCTGCCGAAGAGCGGGAGGTGCCCCGACGCTCGGTCGCGGTGGTCGAGACCGGCTCGGACCGGCTGGTGGGCGAGGTCAGTTGGTACTGGGAGTCGGAGCCGACCGACTGGCGTCGAATGGGCGTGGTGATCTACGACGAGAGCGTGTGGGGCCGTGGTTATGGCACCGAGGCGCTCCGGTTGTGGACCGATCTGCTGTTCTCGATCACCGATGCGCTGCGACTGGATTTCGCCACTTATTCGGGTAATCCGGGAATGCTGGCGGTCGGAACTCGGCTCGGCTTCACCGAAGAGGCCCGATTTCGTCGGGCGCGACGTTGGTCGGGCGGAGTGCACGATTCTGTGGTATTCGGCATCCTCCGCGAGGAATGGGAGTCGGTGAACTCGAACAACAAGATCGGCTAG
- a CDS encoding ACP S-malonyltransferase, which translates to MFSERVIALLAPGQGSQAPGMLAPWLETEGAGERLAEWSEATGLDLVRLGTEADADEIKDTSVTQPLVVALTLLAAEELRRQVDLPADTPVAGHSVGELAAAALAGVFSPLDAVRLAAVRGREMAAACAFEETGMTAVLGGDSEEVLARLDELGLDAANRNGAGQIVAAGPIAALAELDANPPAEARIRPLSVAGAFHTRFMATAEEALRKHAESVSVSDPVRPLLSNLDGAVVTSGAEVLRRLVAQVTLPVRWDVCMTTLADRGITGAIELPPAGALAGLVKRGMTGVTAVPLKTPASFGKVLTLVAAQDGAATDGNPGSAESVTSDAARTTPADTSETTR; encoded by the coding sequence GTGTTCAGTGAACGAGTGATCGCACTGCTCGCACCCGGACAGGGCTCCCAGGCACCAGGCATGCTCGCCCCGTGGTTGGAGACCGAGGGAGCCGGTGAACGGCTCGCCGAGTGGTCCGAGGCGACGGGCCTGGACCTCGTGCGGCTCGGCACCGAGGCCGACGCAGACGAGATCAAGGACACCTCGGTCACCCAGCCGCTGGTCGTCGCCCTGACCCTGTTGGCCGCCGAGGAGCTGCGCCGCCAGGTCGACCTCCCCGCCGATACCCCCGTCGCAGGGCACTCCGTCGGCGAACTCGCCGCCGCCGCCCTGGCCGGGGTGTTCAGTCCGCTCGACGCGGTCCGGCTCGCGGCCGTCCGAGGGCGGGAGATGGCCGCCGCCTGCGCCTTCGAGGAGACCGGGATGACCGCCGTGCTCGGCGGCGATTCCGAGGAGGTACTGGCCAGGCTCGACGAGCTCGGTCTCGACGCCGCGAACCGCAACGGCGCCGGTCAGATCGTCGCCGCAGGCCCGATCGCGGCGCTGGCCGAGCTCGACGCGAACCCGCCCGCCGAAGCCAGGATTCGCCCGCTGTCGGTCGCAGGCGCCTTCCACACCCGCTTCATGGCCACCGCCGAGGAAGCACTGCGCAAGCACGCCGAGAGCGTGTCGGTATCCGACCCGGTACGCCCGCTGCTGTCCAATCTCGACGGCGCGGTGGTGACCTCGGGCGCCGAGGTGCTGCGCAGGCTCGTCGCGCAGGTCACCCTCCCGGTTCGCTGGGATGTCTGTATGACCACGCTCGCCGATCGGGGCATCACCGGCGCCATCGAACTGCCGCCCGCCGGTGCGCTGGCCGGTCTGGTCAAGCGCGGGATGACCGGTGTGACCGCCGTCCCGTTGAAGACGCCTGCCAGTTTCGGCAAGGTGCTCACGTTGGTCGCGGCGCAGGATGGCGCGGCAACCGACGGTAATCCCGGCAGCGCGGAGTCGGTAACCTCCGACGCGGCCCGCACCACCCCCGCCGACACCTCGGAGACCACTCGATGA
- the pnuC gene encoding nicotinamide riboside transporter PnuC produces MNLLLEHHLVLLGQQVSWAEFIGQLCALAVVFLAQRRTLWTWPVQVAATVLLFSVYLSAQLGGLATRQLVILAISIYGWWAWNRRRDPVYGVAIRASTGMERLVLLGLMVVGTTAFALLLSALDASWAPWPDAWIFVGTVVAFLAQSRGLVEFWLVWLAVDAVGVPLQLASGLWFSAAVYIVFAVLVIQGWRQWSRTARTQRVAEQESIA; encoded by the coding sequence ATGAACCTGCTGTTGGAACACCACCTGGTGCTACTCGGTCAACAGGTCTCCTGGGCCGAGTTCATCGGCCAGCTCTGCGCGCTGGCTGTCGTGTTCCTCGCGCAACGCCGAACCCTGTGGACCTGGCCCGTGCAGGTCGCCGCCACCGTGCTGCTGTTCAGCGTGTACCTCTCCGCCCAGCTGGGCGGGCTGGCCACCCGACAACTGGTGATCCTGGCCATCTCGATCTACGGCTGGTGGGCGTGGAACCGGCGACGAGACCCGGTCTACGGTGTGGCGATCCGCGCGTCCACCGGGATGGAACGGCTGGTGCTGCTCGGCCTGATGGTCGTCGGAACCACGGCCTTCGCGCTGCTCCTGTCCGCGCTCGACGCCTCCTGGGCCCCGTGGCCGGATGCCTGGATCTTCGTCGGGACGGTCGTCGCCTTCCTCGCGCAGAGCCGGGGCCTCGTGGAGTTCTGGCTGGTCTGGCTCGCGGTCGACGCCGTCGGCGTTCCGCTGCAGCTCGCCTCGGGACTGTGGTTCAGCGCGGCGGTGTACATCGTGTTCGCCGTCCTGGTGATCCAGGGCTGGCGCCAGTGGTCGCGCACCGCGCGGACCCAGCGAGTCGCCGAGCAGGAATCGATCGCCTGA
- a CDS encoding PucR family transcriptional regulator: MGEAIEAGQAGDRLSVQTLRRLEYASGGLATASITSMQDLLPWFRRLPADQRASILLIVQAGVANFIVWLSDSQTGPRLTAEGFLRAAPRDLSRWMSLRQTVELVRIAIDVFEQRLPELAADEKERAALTDGILRFGREIAFAAATSYAAAAEARGAWDARLESLIVDGVVRGDAEESLLSRASALGWDQPVPATVLVGNPPSTDPPAVLYEVRSRAARVSRPVLLGVHGSRLVVVLGGAVDPAEERDVLSKISEGFGDGPVVAGATVESLADAHRSAEDALSGLRAVVAWPAAPRPVRSAELLPERALAGDPGTERLLVEQVMLPLADSSGGLLETVQAYLEVGGVLETCAKTLFVHPNTVRYRLRRVAELTGYNPTQPRDALVLQVALKVGRLAQARGLW, from the coding sequence ATGGGCGAGGCCATCGAAGCAGGACAGGCCGGGGATCGGCTGTCCGTACAGACCCTGCGCAGGCTCGAATACGCCTCCGGTGGACTGGCGACCGCGAGCATCACGTCCATGCAGGACCTGCTGCCCTGGTTCCGCAGGTTGCCCGCCGATCAACGCGCCAGCATCCTGCTGATCGTCCAAGCGGGCGTCGCGAACTTCATCGTCTGGTTGAGCGACTCACAGACCGGTCCTCGGTTGACCGCCGAGGGTTTCCTGCGTGCGGCGCCTCGGGATCTGTCCCGCTGGATGAGCCTGCGACAGACCGTCGAGCTGGTCCGCATCGCCATCGACGTCTTCGAGCAGCGGCTCCCCGAACTCGCCGCCGATGAGAAGGAACGCGCCGCCCTCACCGACGGCATCCTGCGCTTCGGTCGGGAGATCGCCTTCGCCGCCGCCACCTCCTATGCGGCGGCCGCCGAGGCCAGAGGCGCCTGGGATGCCCGGTTGGAATCACTGATCGTCGACGGCGTGGTGCGCGGTGATGCCGAGGAATCCCTGTTGTCCCGGGCATCGGCCCTCGGTTGGGATCAACCGGTCCCCGCGACCGTGTTGGTCGGCAATCCGCCCTCCACCGACCCGCCCGCGGTGCTGTACGAGGTGCGCAGCCGCGCGGCCCGGGTCTCCCGACCCGTTCTGCTCGGAGTCCACGGATCGCGGCTCGTGGTGGTGCTCGGCGGCGCCGTCGACCCGGCGGAGGAACGCGACGTGCTGTCGAAGATCTCCGAGGGCTTCGGTGACGGTCCCGTCGTGGCAGGCGCCACCGTGGAGAGCCTCGCCGATGCGCACCGCTCCGCCGAGGACGCCCTCTCCGGCCTGCGTGCCGTGGTGGCCTGGCCTGCGGCGCCCCGGCCGGTGCGCTCGGCCGAACTGCTGCCGGAGCGGGCGCTGGCGGGCGATCCGGGCACCGAACGGCTGCTCGTCGAACAGGTGATGCTGCCACTGGCCGACTCCAGTGGCGGGCTCCTGGAGACGGTCCAGGCCTACCTCGAGGTGGGCGGCGTACTGGAGACCTGTGCGAAGACGCTGTTCGTCCACCCCAACACCGTCCGGTATCGACTGCGCAGGGTGGCCGAGTTGACCGGCTACAACCCCACGCAGCCACGCGATGCGCTCGTCCTACAGGTGGCGCTCAAAGTCGGCAGGCTCGCCCAGGCCAGGGGCCTCTGGTAG
- a CDS encoding TetR family transcriptional regulator C-terminal domain-containing protein has protein sequence MKPWCSAGSASTGSARRQSSAVVGSGRGHRDLRVALAFTARALVDPELGDRLREDYLGFQTLISQLLRSAQAAGELTPGVDPSAAAARFFALLDGLGTQVLIGNHSAMAARELASGAIAALFRDSRARSD, from the coding sequence ATGAAGCCGTGGTGTTCGGCCGGTAGCGCCTCGACGGGCAGTGCCCGTAGGCAGTCCAGCGCGGTGGTCGGATCGGGGCGCGGGCACCGCGACCTGCGGGTGGCGCTCGCCTTCACCGCACGGGCGCTCGTCGACCCGGAACTGGGCGACCGGCTGCGCGAGGACTACCTCGGCTTCCAAACGCTGATCTCGCAGCTGCTGCGCTCCGCCCAAGCTGCGGGCGAGCTCACCCCGGGCGTCGACCCCTCGGCCGCCGCAGCCAGATTCTTCGCGCTCCTCGACGGGCTCGGCACCCAGGTACTGATCGGAAACCACTCCGCCATGGCCGCGCGAGAGCTGGCCTCGGGTGCCATCGCCGCCCTGTTTCGGGACAGCCGGGCGCGCTCGGACTGA